The following DNA comes from Halalkaliarchaeum sp. AArc-CO.
TTCTCGGGGACCGACTCGGTCACCCGGCTCACGAACGTTTCCCTGTCGACCGCCAGGAGGTCGACGCCGGTCCGGACCGCGCCGATCGTCGCCGCCACCGGCTCGCCGGGCGTCACCGCGGTCGTCCCGTCGGCGTCGATGGCGAAGTGACCCGGAAGCACCGTGATCGAATCCGGTTCTGCCAGGAGTGTCCAGTGGAGGGAATCGTACAGGAGCTTCGCCCCTTCGGCGGCGTCGCCCTCGCCGAACTGTAGTTCGGTCCGGCCAACCGAATCGACGAAGAGGGTATCGCCGGTCACTACGGCCTCGGCGTCGACGAGATAGCTCACGGCCTCGGAGGTGTGTCCCGGCGTCTGGATCGCCTTCACGGATACGTCACCGACGCGCACGACCTCGTTGCGCTCCAGCGGTCGGTAGTCGACGGTGACGCCCCGGTCGCTGGCGTCGGCGCCGAGGTAGTACGTCGCGCCGACGTGATCGGCGAGTTCCCGTCCCCCGGAGAGGTGATCCGCGTGGACGTGGGTGTCGAGGACGGCCTCGATCGTGTACCCGCGATCGCTCGCGAGGGCGGCGAATTTCTCGACGTGCCGCGTCGCGTCGACGACCGCGGCGACCTCGGCAGCCGGATCGGCGATCAGATAGCCCAGACAGCCTTTCGCCCGGCGCTGGAACTGGACGATCTCGACGTCGCCGTCGGTCGGCACGTCCACGACGTCGTACACCTCGCTCCATCCCTGCATCCCTCCCTCGACGACGGTCACCTCCCCGTAGCCGCTGTCCTCGAG
Coding sequences within:
- a CDS encoding rhodanese-like domain-containing protein, whose protein sequence is MVETITPARLRDWIDEGRSFALLDTRPDDSYDAWHIRDAIQYTYKPDFEFDPAEFRAQTELSPDDEIVTICAKGVSSFDIAKRLEDSGYGEVTVVEGGMQGWSEVYDVVDVPTDGDVEIVQFQRRAKGCLGYLIADPAAEVAAVVDATRHVEKFAALASDRGYTIEAVLDTHVHADHLSGGRELADHVGATYYLGADASDRGVTVDYRPLERNEVVRVGDVSVKAIQTPGHTSEAVSYLVDAEAVVTGDTLFVDSVGRTELQFGEGDAAEGAKLLYDSLHWTLLAEPDSITVLPGHFAIDADGTTAVTPGEPVAATIGAVRTGVDLLAVDRETFVSRVTESVPEKPPNYETIIDVNASREPPGDEQRTVELELGPNNCAATGD